Proteins from one Chanodichthys erythropterus isolate Z2021 chromosome 15, ASM2448905v1, whole genome shotgun sequence genomic window:
- the LOC137002085 gene encoding claspin, which produces MSSLLSERPVDLNERRTAESDSDSGMGSPLEDAVIDTNMITEDQQDSDEDIAVSRKGRSRKALQDSDSDGEQEEAGMENALVLSESSDEETKTEEMENLKKKRGKRVSRISMDSDESEPEKAEVQVKPKEAKKKREKSQRRKEKEKRNVALIKRLKEKTEEALPTKALNDSGCLLGDSDLFDAQLEEDSDHQLEGEEEESLDAIRSAVRKKANHKPHLSEFSGDEEQENKPQRKERKAAKASKEAIKQLHSESQRLVRESMLNLPYHMPEPKSIDQFFKRRPRPEGPAMALLKSAKYQACILETTAHLPPDQPTTPQQDFSPPAESSLDNQSSATSLPPEDTDTSTRQDDPGNDGKPQTSNEAQVEHEMSTDEPKPVGQEKDAPVEQESEGAKHSDKEQEKQQVSVDQAQTSPHVIKPRKDKLARLRELGLDPPPVAKLCADDGAFVQLEPPQENPALKALQERFMKHILPAPRPKRERTLQLNVVRKDSAPSGQEELLSESITITVNEGEDEPAKVKPGEKLVLLKSRLQQAMAIRRKEERERRAALHRLDNEDCDEEEEAEMTESEDEEGVDELLGDGGDDEEEEDGEEALDKEEGEDEVSVKTCPSPGFKSPSPSPADTDGTLMLFAGNSCSRTGDGVRRSEAAANEADNKMEEDDTLSLAKDSSHNSSFELMGSMIPSYQPVNRAAGRGLSNSVFRSPSPCLFRPSFLGSASKSSGKMSEPSLSLPVEDSQDLYAPSSPSESAVPPAGDSQGRFSLEEDTHSQLLDADGFLNVGPRGVPSRSHKRQLILDSLDENAMDANMGELLGLCSGAFGSGRTQPGAEDELLGLCSGAFTTQPEETVEKPREKSKTLEPEEQRGESHGSSEADMDQLLALCSGKFTGSPSASSLRSVSSPTFEKPSETNRNKNIIEEQEEEEADCEFRLLSDVDSLSEKEENENKSDTEEEETENEEDEEREAVFGRRPGKKKIHMAQFVESEAELSGSDVGSEDEDDDGGDEYEEEEIQEELPSDEELMDQVNKIHMKQILDDDKRKLRLYQERYLADGDLHSDGPGRARRFRWKNIDDNFEFGGMGPDGDEEEEDEQIDQMEIQRRKERLEREQWLREQTEAQAKKGEDADDEEKIGEEDSQFMKLAKKLTAKTLQKRDAPAVPLQEKAAPNTNQFRKPFQPTAVKRGSLLSQPRAVLQKLASISDSNPLAPRNSRGFLFQTLSPEKQPPASEGPRKPMKKRGQTDSPAPAAKRPCLTNALKPSGPPRSIFSFLEN; this is translated from the exons ATGAGCTCTCTTCTCTCTGAGCGG CCTGTAGATCTGAATGAAAGACGAACAGCTGAGAGTGATTCAGACAGTGGCATGGGTTCACCGCTGGAGGACGCTGTGATTGACACCAACATGATCACTGAGGACCAACAGG ATTCAGATGAAGATATCGCCGTCAGTCGGAAGGGACGCTCTCGGAAAGCACTGCAGGACAGTGACAGCGACGGGGAGCAGGAAGAGGCCGGAATGGAGAATGCTCTGGTTCTGTCCGAGTCCAGCGATGAGGAGACGAAGACGGAGGAGATGGAGAACCTCAAAAAGAAGCGAGGGAAACGAGTGTCTCGTATCTCAATGGATAGTGATGAGAGTGAGCCTGAGAAAGCAGAAGTTCAAGTCAAACCAAAAGAAGCAAAGAAAAAGCGGGAGAAGTCACAACGAcgcaaagaaaaagagaaacgTAATGTTGCACTTATAAAACGACTGAAAGAGAAAACCGAG GAGGCCCTTCCGACCAAAGCACTTAATGACAGCGGCTGTCTGCTGGGAGACTCGGATCTGTTTGATGCCCAGTTAGAGGAAGACTCTGACCATCAGTTGGAAGGTGAAGAGGAAGAGTCTCTAGATGCCATCCGATCAGCTGTGAGAAAGAAGGCCAATCACAAA CCTCATCTGTCTGAGTTCAGTGGAGACGAGGAGCAAGAGAACAAGCCACAGCGAAAG GAGAGGAAAGCAGCAAAAGCCAGCAAGGAGGCAAtcaagcagcttcacagtgagaGTCAGAGACTGGTGCGAG AGTCCATGCTCAATCTGCCGTATCACATGCCTGAGCCCAAAAGTATCGACCAGTTCTTCAAGAGAAGACCTCGTCCAGAGGGTCCTGCCATGGCTTTGCTCAA GTCTGCCAAGTACCAGGCTTGTATTTTAGAGACTACTGCACATCTACCTCCAGACCAACCCACAACACCTCAGCAGGACTTCAGCCCTCCAGCAGAGTCATCTCTGGATAACCAGTCGTCCGCCACATCACTGCCTCCAGAAGACACGGACACCAGCACTCGCCAGGATGATCCTGGTAACGATGGCAAACCACAGACCTCCAACGAAGCACAAGTAGAACATGAAATGAGCACTGACGAACCCAAACCTGTGGGTCAAGAGAAAGATGCTCCCGTCGAGCAAGAATCCGAGGGAGCTAAACATTCAGACAAGGAACAAGAAAAGCAACAGGTCTCAGTCGATCAGGCTCAGACTTCCCCTCATGTGATCAAACCTCGAAAGGATAAACTAGCCCGACTAAGAGAGCTTGGTCTAGATCCTCCTCCTGTGGCAAAGTTGTGTGCAGATGATGGTGCTTTTGTCCAGTTGGAGCCGCCTCAAGAGAACCCAG CTCTGAAAGCACTACAGGAACGCTTCATGAAGCACATCCTGCCTGCTCCTCGCCCTAAACGGGAGCGCACATTGCAGCTGAATGTGGTGAGGAAAGACAGCGCCCCCTCAGGACAGGAAGAGCTACTCTCTGAATCAATCACGATCACTGTCAACGAGGGAGAGGACGAGCCTGCAAAAGTCAAACCAGGT gagaAACTGGTGTTGTTGAAGTCTCGCTTGCAACAAGCCATGGCCATCCGCAGGAAGGAGGAGAGGGAGCGCAGAGCTGCTCTGCATCGCCTTGACAATGAGGATTGTGACGAGGAAGAGGAAGCAGAGATGACGGAGTCAGAGGATGAAGAG GGTGTTGATGAATTGTTAGGGGATGGTGGTGAtgatgaagaggaggaggatgGAGAGGAGGCATTGGACAAGGAGGAAGGTGAAGATGAAGTTTCGGTGAAAACATGCCCCTCCCCAGGATTCAAGAGTCCCTCTCCATCTCCAGCAGACACTGATGGAACATTGATGCTGTTTGCTGGCAACTCCTGTTCCCGCACCGG GGATGGTGTAAGAAGGTCAGAAGCTGCTGCCAATGAAGCAGACAATAAAATGG AGGAAGATGACACCCTTTCTTTGGCGAAGGACAGCAGTCATAACAGTAGTTTTGAGCTGATGGGCTCGATGATCCCATCGTATCAGCCGGTCAACAGAGCTGCAGGAAGAGGCCTGTCCAACAGCGTGTTCCGCTCTCCCTCTCCCTGCCTCTTCAGACCCAGCTTCCTCGGCTCTGCCTCGAAG AGCTCGGGTAAGATGTCCGAACCTTCCCTCTCGCTCCCTGTGGAGGATTCTCAAGACCTTTATGCTCCCTCTTCCCCGAGCGAGTCTGCCGTCCCTCCGGCCGGAGATTCCCAGGGTCGTTTCTCACTGGAGGAGGACACGCACTCCCAGCTACTGGATGCCGATGGCTTTCTAAACGTCGGCCCTCGCGGTGTGCCCAGCCGTTCCCACAAACGGCAGCTTATACTAGACAGCCTCGATGAAAACGCCATGGACGCTAACATGGGAGAGCTCCTGGGGCTGTGCTCAGGGGCCTTCGGATCAGGGCGGACCCAGCCTGGAGCAGAGGACGAGCTGCTGGGACTGTGCTCTGGAGCTTTTACCACACAGCCTGAGGAAACAGTCGAGAAGCCCAGGGAGAAGAGCAAGACCTTGGAGCCAGAAGAGCAAAGAGGAGAGAGTCACGGCAGCTCTGAGGCAGACATGGACCAGCTGCTGGCTCTCTGCTCTGGCAAGTTCACTGGAAGCCCGT CTGCTTCTTCACTGCGATCGGTCTCCAGTCCTACCTTTGAAAAGCCCTCTGAAACAAACAG GAACAAGAACATAATTGAagaacaagaggaggaggaagccgaCTGTGAGTTCCGGCTCCTGTCAGATGTGGACAGCCTCAGTGAAAAG gaGGAAAATGAGAATAAATCAGATACTGAAGAGGAGGAAACTGAGAATGAAGAGGATGAGGAACGGGAAGCAGTTTTTGGGCGACGCCCTGGCAAGAAGAAAAT CCATATGGCACAGTTTGTGGAATCCGAGGCAGAGCTGTCCGGCAGTGATGTGGGCAGTgaggatgaggatgatgatggtGGTGATGAATACGAGGAGGAGGAGATACAGGAAGAGTTGCCATCTGATGAGGAACTGATGGACCAAGTTAACAAAATTCACAT GAAGCAGATCTTGGATGATGATAAGCGAAAACTGCGGCTTTATCAGGAGCGTTACCTCGCTGATGGAGATCTGCATTCTGACGGACCTGGACGAGCTCGTCGTTTCCGCTGGAAAAACATCG ATGATAACTTTGAGTTCGGTGGAATGGGTCCTGATGGagatgaggaagaggaagatGAACAAATAGATCAAATGGAAATACAAAGACGTAAAGAGCGGCTGGAGAGGGAACAGTGGTTGAGAGAACAG ACTGAAGCTCAGGCCAAAAAGGGAGAGGATGCAGACGACGAAGAAAAGATCGGAGAAGAGGACAGTCAATTTATGAAGCTCGCCAAGAAGCTAACGGCTAAGACCCTTCAGAAGAGAG ACGCTCCAGCTGTTCCTCTGCAGGAGAAAGCGGCTCCCAATACCAACCAGTTCAGAAAGCCGTTTCAGCCCACTGCG GTCAAGAGAGGCTCATTACTCAGTCAGCCTCGCGCCG